The Papaver somniferum cultivar HN1 chromosome 3, ASM357369v1, whole genome shotgun sequence genome includes a region encoding these proteins:
- the LOC113359572 gene encoding uncharacterized protein LOC113359572 codes for MVQKLIDNGELNQYIRKEEADDRTKRSKQVQLPEGNRTLNTISCSEAAGPSLTAQIGKRLRKQFEDYCELYKIDGVDIDDHEQWMDAPITFEADDVEEDMEDHNDPLILTLPIAGCNIKKILIDGGRSVNVLFYDTFKRMELNDDQLISSYHTIYGFNGAPTKPLGDIVLQINAGPMKIDTRFSVVDAPSPCYHRTKMGTQAQGDSINLSPVSSIPFTRRDNGDQG; via the coding sequence ATGGTCCAAAAACTTATCGACAACGGAGAACTGAACCAATACATAAGGAAGGAAGAAGCAGATGACAGGACGAAACGAAGCAAACAAGTTCAACTTCCTGAAGGCAATCGAACGCTAAACACCATTTCGTGTTCGGAAGCCGCTGGACCATCGTtaacagcgcagattggaaaaaggctgagaaagcaattcgaagactaCTGCGAGCTGTACAAGATCGATGGGGTAGATATAGACGATCACGAGCAATGGATGGATGCACCGATCACTTTCGAGGCAGATGATGTGGAGGAAGACATGGAGGATCACAATGATCCTTTGATCCTCACACTGCCCATAGCAGGGTGCAACATCAAGAAGATCCTCATTGACGGAGGAAGATCAGTCAACGTCTTATTCTATGATACGTTCAAACGAATGGAGCTAAACGACGATCAGCTGATATCTTCGTACCACACCATTTATGGATTCAACGGGGCTCCTACGAAACCATTGGGGGACATTGTTCTACAAATAAATGCAGGACCGATGAAGATAGACACCCgtttcagcgtggtagacgctcCTTCCCCCTGCTATCATCGTACAaagatgggtacacaagctcaaggGGATAGCATCAACTTATCACCAGTGTCTTCGATTCCCTTCACCCGAAGggataatggagatcaagggtgA